A stretch of Anaerobiospirillum thomasii DNA encodes these proteins:
- the purF gene encoding amidophosphoribosyltransferase: protein MCGIVGMVATSPVNLSLYDALRVLQHRGQDAAGIITIDGGNFRQRKANGLVADVFEQKHMARLKGNIGIGHVRYPTAGSSSAAEAQPFYVNSPYGIALAHNGNLTNARELKNKCDSVHRHVNTSSDSEMLLNILAWKLSDIKSAVPSPEEIFTAIKGVNAEIRGAYAVVALIIGVGLIAFRDPNGIRPLVLGKRVDDNGKDEYMVASESVALDVDNFKLVRDIAPGEAVFISNDGKLYSDICASETKLCSCIFEYVYFARPDSILDGVSVYASRVRMGTKLANKIMREYAHLDIDVVIPIPETSSDIAVQIARILGKPYRQGFVKNRYIGRTFIMPGQKQRKKSVRNKLNPIPAEFKDKRVLLVDDSIVRGTTSEQIVDMARDAGAKAIYFASAAPEIRYPNVYGIDMPTRQELIAYGRNNDEICKQIHADALIFQSLEDLCDAVREENPALKEFETSVFNGSYITGDVDEEYFKYLEEQRSDDAKADKAWQDSANLELYNV, encoded by the coding sequence ATGTGTGGAATAGTTGGAATGGTTGCGACCTCTCCTGTAAATCTGTCTCTTTACGATGCGCTGAGAGTATTGCAGCACCGCGGTCAGGATGCGGCAGGTATTATTACCATTGACGGCGGCAACTTCAGACAGAGGAAGGCCAATGGTCTTGTAGCTGATGTCTTTGAGCAAAAGCACATGGCCAGATTAAAGGGCAATATAGGTATAGGTCATGTCAGATATCCAACTGCAGGTTCATCCTCTGCAGCCGAGGCCCAGCCTTTTTATGTCAACTCACCTTATGGTATAGCTCTTGCCCACAATGGAAACCTGACCAATGCCCGTGAGCTTAAGAACAAATGTGACAGCGTCCACCGTCATGTCAATACCTCATCTGACAGTGAAATGCTGCTCAATATTTTAGCCTGGAAGCTCTCTGATATAAAAAGTGCTGTACCAAGCCCTGAGGAGATCTTCACTGCCATCAAAGGTGTCAATGCTGAAATACGCGGCGCCTATGCTGTAGTGGCTTTAATTATTGGTGTAGGCCTGATTGCCTTTAGAGATCCAAATGGTATACGTCCTTTAGTACTTGGCAAAAGAGTTGATGACAACGGCAAGGATGAGTACATGGTGGCCTCTGAGTCTGTAGCTCTTGATGTGGACAATTTTAAGCTGGTGCGTGATATCGCCCCGGGCGAGGCTGTCTTTATCAGCAATGACGGCAAGCTCTATAGTGATATCTGTGCCAGTGAAACCAAACTGTGCTCATGCATTTTTGAGTATGTCTATTTTGCCCGTCCAGATTCAATTTTAGATGGTGTGTCTGTCTATGCCTCACGTGTGCGCATGGGTACCAAGCTTGCCAACAAGATTATGCGTGAATATGCCCATCTTGATATTGATGTGGTTATTCCAATTCCCGAGACTTCATCAGATATTGCTGTACAGATTGCAAGAATTTTAGGCAAACCTTACCGCCAGGGCTTTGTTAAAAACCGCTATATAGGCCGTACCTTTATTATGCCAGGCCAGAAACAGCGTAAAAAATCTGTACGCAACAAGTTAAATCCTATTCCTGCCGAGTTTAAGGATAAGCGTGTATTATTGGTTGATGATTCAATTGTACGCGGCACCACCTCGGAGCAGATTGTGGATATGGCCCGCGATGCAGGTGCCAAGGCTATCTACTTTGCCTCCGCAGCCCCTGAGATACGTTATCCTAACGTCTATGGCATTGATATGCCAACCCGTCAGGAGCTTATTGCCTATGGCAGAAACAATGATGAGATCTGCAAACAGATCCATGCCGATGCTCTTATCTTCCAGTCTCTTGAGGATCTGTGCGATGCTGTACGCGAGGAGAATCCTGCTCTT
- a CDS encoding CvpA family protein, whose translation MLTAADYVILAIIAISALLSVLRGFVREAISLLAWVSAFMVTGNFYKDLSRKLTYFEDDFVRNVLAIIILFVSTLFVVGMCGNMIRNLLNKAGLSGTDRLLGIAFGVVRGILIVCAMLAFLQILYKLHILTFIEQETWYVNSVLIPELMRIVTWFFSYLGTS comes from the coding sequence ATGCTTACAGCTGCAGATTATGTCATTTTAGCGATAATTGCTATCAGTGCTCTGCTTTCGGTACTTCGAGGCTTTGTACGTGAGGCAATATCGCTTTTGGCCTGGGTCAGTGCCTTTATGGTCACAGGCAATTTTTATAAGGATCTGTCACGAAAGCTGACCTATTTTGAGGATGATTTTGTACGCAATGTGTTGGCTATTATCATCCTTTTTGTGTCAACGCTTTTTGTTGTGGGCATGTGCGGCAATATGATACGCAATCTGCTCAACAAGGCTGGCCTTTCTGGTACAGACAGGCTTTTGGGTATAGCCTTTGGCGTAGTGCGCGGTATTTTAATAGTCTGCGCTATGCTGGCTTTTTTACAGATACTCTATAAGCTGCATATTCTAACCTTTATCGAGCAGGAAACATGGTATGTAAACTCTGTCCTGATTCCTGAGCTCATGCGTATTGTAACCTGGTTCTTTAGCTATCTTGGAACCTCTTAA
- the serS gene encoding serine--tRNA ligase — protein MLDPKYIRGDIQEASERLATRKFILDTSTLQELEVKRKDLMVKTQDLQAARNSLSKSIGLAIKEGKDVSAIKAQVASIGDELDVVKKEQDAVLQQIKDISLTIPNLPDASVPVGPDESANVEVRRVGTPRTFDFEIKDHVAIGEGLGMLDFNNARKISGARFALMTGPICALHRALVQLMIDLHTKEQGYTEVYVPYLVNLDSLYGTGQMPKFGEDLFHTSLNGDADGDDVNRHFCLIPTAEVPLTNMARDEIFKEEELPIKLTAHTPCFRSEAGSAGKDTRGLIRMHQFDKVEMVQLVKPEDSFEALEQLTADAESVLKALELPYRVITLCTGDMGFSSAKTYDLEVWLPAQNTYREISSCSNCTDFQARRMQARVRRKDGKIELLHTLNGSGLAVGRTLVAVLENYQNADGSVTVPKVLRPYLGGLEVIACNK, from the coding sequence ATGCTAGATCCAAAATATATCCGTGGCGATATTCAAGAGGCCAGCGAGCGCCTAGCCACAAGAAAGTTTATCCTAGATACCAGCACATTACAGGAGCTTGAGGTCAAAAGAAAAGATCTCATGGTTAAAACTCAGGATCTTCAGGCAGCGCGTAATTCATTATCCAAGTCCATAGGTCTGGCCATAAAGGAAGGCAAGGATGTCAGCGCCATCAAGGCCCAGGTGGCATCTATCGGCGATGAGCTTGATGTTGTAAAAAAAGAGCAGGATGCTGTACTGCAGCAGATTAAGGATATTTCTCTGACTATTCCTAATCTGCCAGATGCCTCAGTTCCTGTAGGTCCAGATGAGAGTGCCAATGTTGAGGTACGCCGCGTCGGCACCCCACGCACTTTTGATTTTGAGATAAAAGATCACGTAGCCATTGGCGAGGGCCTTGGCATGCTTGATTTTAACAACGCCAGAAAGATTTCAGGTGCCCGTTTTGCCCTGATGACAGGTCCAATCTGTGCTCTGCACAGAGCCTTAGTGCAGCTTATGATTGATCTGCACACCAAAGAGCAGGGTTATACCGAGGTCTATGTACCTTATCTTGTAAACCTAGATTCACTCTATGGTACAGGTCAGATGCCTAAATTTGGCGAGGATCTGTTCCACACCTCATTAAACGGCGATGCCGACGGCGATGATGTAAACCGTCATTTCTGCCTCATCCCAACTGCTGAAGTGCCTCTTACCAATATGGCTCGCGATGAGATCTTCAAAGAAGAGGAGCTGCCGATAAAATTAACAGCTCACACTCCATGCTTTAGATCAGAGGCAGGCTCTGCAGGCAAAGATACACGCGGTCTTATCCGTATGCATCAGTTTGACAAGGTTGAGATGGTGCAGCTGGTAAAACCTGAGGATTCATTTGAGGCTTTAGAGCAGCTTACAGCAGATGCTGAATCTGTATTAAAAGCCCTTGAGCTTCCATACCGTGTCATAACTCTGTGCACAGGTGATATGGGCTTTAGCTCTGCCAAGACCTACGATCTTGAGGTATGGCTGCCGGCTCAGAATACCTACAGAGAGATTTCATCCTGCTCCAACTGCACTGACTTCCAGGCCCGCCGTATGCAGGCCCGTGTGCGCCGCAAGGATGGCAAGATTGAACTTCTGCACACTCTAAACGGCTCAGGTCTTGCTGTTGGCCGTACATTAGTTGCCGTACTTGAGAACTATCAGAATGCCGACGGCTCTGTAACTGTTCCTAAGGTACTGCGTCCTTACCTTGGTGGTCTTGAAGTTATTGCGTGTAACAAATAA
- a CDS encoding replication-associated recombination protein A — translation MESSDTAYDAFAPLASRLRPANLDEYIGQSHLVGKGRPLYEALAHKSCYSMILWGPPGVGKTTLALIIAKATDAYLEKISAVTSGIKDIREAIDKAIKRRALGRRTVLFVDEVHRFNKSQQDAFLPHIENGTVIFIGATTENPSFEVNKALLSRARVYVLKKLQSSDLNRLIDLALTKKEGLLDKNLKLDDKVREALIELSGGDARHLLNILEMSADLAVTQDDGSHLLTVSMVGAVAGQRPVSYDKGGDSFYELISAFHKSVRGSAPDAALYWMARMFSAGCDPLYVARRLLAIATEDVGLADPKAMGIALNAYDIYKRVGDAEGLRAIAEAAVYLSLAPKSNSLYRAFNQAMEDAKNLPDYDVPMYLRNAPTALMEKLGYKEGYRYAHDYEGGYAAAECFMPEKLDGRVYYRPSDRGFEIKIAEKIAYLKGRDERESDRRYSKEHAQKAMAALKARGIDNDM, via the coding sequence ATGGAAAGTTCCGATACTGCCTATGATGCCTTTGCCCCTCTTGCCTCAAGGCTCAGACCTGCAAATTTAGATGAATATATAGGGCAGTCCCATCTTGTAGGCAAGGGCCGTCCTCTGTATGAGGCCCTTGCCCATAAAAGCTGTTATTCCATGATACTCTGGGGGCCGCCTGGAGTGGGTAAAACCACGCTGGCTCTTATCATAGCTAAAGCCACCGATGCCTATCTTGAGAAAATCTCGGCTGTGACATCTGGTATCAAGGATATACGTGAGGCTATAGACAAGGCCATAAAACGCCGCGCCCTTGGCAGGCGTACCGTACTTTTTGTCGATGAGGTGCACCGCTTTAATAAATCACAGCAGGATGCCTTTTTACCGCATATTGAAAATGGCACTGTTATCTTTATAGGTGCCACTACAGAAAATCCATCCTTTGAGGTTAACAAGGCTCTTTTGTCACGCGCGAGGGTCTACGTTTTAAAAAAACTTCAGAGCAGTGATTTAAACAGACTTATAGATCTGGCACTTACTAAAAAAGAAGGTCTTTTAGATAAGAATTTAAAGCTTGATGACAAGGTGCGTGAGGCTTTAATTGAGCTTAGCGGTGGTGATGCGCGTCATCTTTTAAATATACTTGAGATGAGTGCCGATCTGGCTGTAACTCAGGATGATGGCTCGCATCTTTTAACTGTATCTATGGTAGGTGCAGTGGCAGGGCAGAGACCTGTAAGTTATGATAAAGGCGGGGATAGTTTTTATGAGCTTATCTCAGCTTTTCACAAATCAGTGCGCGGCTCGGCCCCTGATGCAGCTTTGTACTGGATGGCCCGTATGTTCAGCGCAGGGTGCGATCCTCTGTATGTGGCCCGCCGTCTTCTGGCTATTGCCACAGAGGATGTGGGGCTTGCCGATCCTAAGGCCATGGGTATTGCGCTTAATGCCTATGATATATACAAAAGGGTGGGGGATGCAGAAGGGCTCAGAGCTATTGCCGAGGCTGCAGTCTATCTGTCACTGGCTCCTAAAAGTAATTCTTTGTACAGAGCCTTTAATCAGGCTATGGAAGATGCTAAAAATCTGCCTGATTATGATGTGCCTATGTATCTGCGCAATGCTCCTACAGCTTTAATGGAAAAACTTGGCTATAAAGAGGGCTACAGATATGCCCATGACTATGAGGGCGGCTATGCTGCAGCTGAGTGCTTTATGCCAGAAAAGCTTGACGGACGTGTCTATTACAGACCGTCTGACCGAGGCTTTGAGATAAAAATTGCTGAGAAAATTGCCTATCTTAAGGGCCGAGATGAGCGTGAGAGTGACAGACGCTACAGCAAGGAGCATGCACAAAAGGCTATGGCGGCTTTAAAGGCGCGTGGCATTGACAATGACATGTAG
- the lolA gene encoding outer membrane lipoprotein chaperone LolA, whose amino-acid sequence MSCLTHASVNDDLYKALSMQKAFSADFSQQVTDSKHKIIATSKGSVAFDRLTPGFLMHTTDPDESVIMYKKDGIYFYDAFLNQLTISPVQAFFNSPFALILISDKKELDDYSIKYKDGSYTLIPKKKNADIKSFSLRFDDNVLKQVQAHMTSDDISIYDFINIKDSVDISALDYAFPDDAEIADDR is encoded by the coding sequence GTGTCTTGTCTTACACATGCATCAGTAAATGATGATCTGTATAAAGCACTAAGTATGCAAAAGGCCTTTAGTGCCGACTTTTCTCAGCAGGTGACAGATAGTAAGCACAAGATTATTGCCACATCCAAAGGCAGCGTGGCCTTTGACCGACTGACACCTGGATTTTTAATGCACACAACAGATCCAGATGAAAGCGTGATTATGTATAAAAAAGATGGCATTTATTTTTATGATGCCTTTTTAAATCAGCTGACCATAAGCCCGGTTCAGGCTTTTTTTAACTCACCTTTTGCGCTGATACTTATCAGTGATAAAAAGGAGCTTGATGACTATAGTATCAAGTATAAAGATGGCAGCTATACACTGATTCCCAAAAAGAAAAACGCTGATATCAAATCCTTTAGCCTGCGCTTTGATGACAATGTGCTAAAGCAGGTACAGGCCCATATGACAAGTGATGATATCAGTATTTATGATTTTATTAATATTAAAGACAGTGTTGATATCAGCGCTCTTGACTATGCCTTTCCTGATGATGCCGAGATAGCTGATGACAGATGA